One Telluria mixta DNA window includes the following coding sequences:
- a CDS encoding sensor domain-containing diguanylate cyclase, translating into MLMTKTISETSRLAALTALDLLDTRPEPRFDRFTRLAAMTFGVPIALITLLDDKRQWFKSRCGLDVEQTARSVAFCSHTVAQAEMLVVEDAAEDPRFADSPLVKGEPHIRFYAGQPLFCDGHAVGTLCIVDRNPRRFDDQQRQCLRDLADLVAVELNQARVTTARVMAEQALKSLNAELEQRVAQRTAELEARLAELRDAESWNRTIVATSYSAFVGADPEGRITEWNPAAERIFGWNRAEALGRSLEELIVPEELRAAHAAGMRRFMQTGSSTVVDKQIELPALTASGRRIAIEMKVGAYEWQGRRCIGAFIDDVSERNRTRQQLEEKQELLDAVLESIDVAVVACDAEGNLTLFNKKARKLHGLDRACVKTADWPTYYALYEADGHTPLAADEVPLARVLRGEVVREQAMAVAPPGRPAVTLLASGRPLKSASGRMLGAVVAMTDITERNAAREQLEASERRLRAVTENLPALIGKVNAAGKFVFLNGRAIQFYGKPAEALIGHDVRDAYSEQDYAKLEPHLRRVHGGERSTFEDVIDVNGRQLHYQCAFVPQRALDGTPDGYYAMAFDMTARKLSELRQAESEERLRTITDNVPVLIAHLDADRRYAFANAVHASWLGVPPEQILGLTVEEAFGPAFYAPQAKALEQAWLGNASQCEHEIVRKNHTRIAHSTFLPQLRDGRVVGVYILTTDATASRMHERSLHALAHTDPLTQLPNRRRFEQALEGAARRSRQGDRDCALLYLDVDFFKQINDRYGHATGDDVLVEFARRLRTSVRSTDLVARLAGDEFTVLLHDVRSEADAERVARKILDAIAQPFVLAGRTLKVGTTIGVGLAAGGSVDPRALMETADRALYAAKEAGRHTYAVLHTGEYA; encoded by the coding sequence ATGCTGATGACCAAGACGATCTCGGAAACTTCTCGCCTCGCGGCATTGACCGCGCTCGACCTGCTGGATACCCGGCCGGAGCCCCGCTTCGACCGCTTCACGCGCCTGGCCGCGATGACCTTCGGCGTCCCCATCGCGCTCATCACGCTGCTGGACGACAAGCGCCAGTGGTTCAAGTCGCGCTGCGGGCTGGACGTGGAACAGACGGCCCGCTCCGTCGCCTTCTGCAGCCACACCGTGGCACAGGCCGAGATGCTCGTCGTCGAGGATGCGGCTGAGGATCCCCGTTTTGCCGACAGTCCGCTCGTCAAGGGCGAGCCGCACATCCGCTTCTACGCGGGCCAGCCGCTGTTCTGCGACGGCCATGCCGTGGGCACCCTGTGCATCGTCGACCGCAACCCGCGCCGTTTCGACGACCAGCAGCGCCAGTGTCTGCGCGACCTGGCCGACCTCGTCGCGGTGGAGCTGAACCAGGCCCGCGTCACGACGGCGCGCGTGATGGCCGAACAGGCCCTCAAGTCGCTCAATGCCGAACTCGAACAACGCGTGGCCCAGCGCACCGCCGAACTGGAAGCCCGCCTCGCCGAACTGCGCGACGCTGAAAGCTGGAACCGCACGATCGTCGCGACGTCGTACAGCGCGTTCGTCGGCGCCGACCCCGAGGGCCGGATCACGGAATGGAACCCGGCCGCGGAACGCATCTTCGGCTGGAACCGCGCCGAGGCACTCGGCCGTTCCCTGGAGGAGCTGATCGTGCCCGAGGAACTGCGCGCGGCGCACGCGGCGGGCATGCGCCGCTTCATGCAGACGGGCTCCAGCACGGTCGTCGACAAGCAGATCGAGCTGCCGGCGCTCACCGCGAGCGGCCGCCGCATCGCCATCGAGATGAAAGTCGGCGCCTACGAATGGCAGGGCCGGCGCTGCATCGGCGCGTTCATCGACGACGTCTCCGAGCGCAACCGCACGCGCCAGCAACTCGAGGAGAAGCAGGAGTTGCTGGACGCCGTGCTGGAATCGATCGACGTCGCCGTCGTCGCCTGCGATGCGGAGGGCAACCTCACGTTGTTCAACAAGAAGGCCCGCAAGTTGCACGGCCTGGATCGCGCCTGCGTCAAGACCGCCGACTGGCCCACATATTACGCCTTGTACGAGGCGGACGGCCACACGCCGCTGGCGGCGGACGAAGTGCCGCTGGCGCGCGTGCTGCGGGGCGAAGTGGTACGCGAACAGGCGATGGCCGTCGCGCCGCCGGGCCGCCCCGCCGTCACGCTGCTGGCGAGCGGCCGCCCGCTGAAGAGCGCCAGCGGCCGCATGCTCGGCGCCGTGGTCGCGATGACCGACATTACGGAACGCAACGCCGCGCGCGAGCAGCTGGAAGCGAGCGAACGCCGGCTGCGCGCCGTCACGGAAAACCTGCCGGCGCTGATCGGCAAGGTCAACGCGGCCGGCAAGTTCGTGTTCCTGAACGGCCGCGCGATCCAGTTCTACGGCAAGCCGGCCGAAGCCCTGATCGGCCACGACGTGCGCGACGCTTATTCGGAACAGGACTACGCCAAGCTCGAACCGCACCTGCGCCGCGTCCACGGGGGCGAACGCAGCACGTTCGAGGACGTCATCGATGTCAACGGGCGCCAGTTGCACTACCAGTGCGCGTTTGTGCCGCAGCGCGCGCTGGACGGCACGCCGGACGGCTACTACGCGATGGCGTTCGACATGACCGCCCGCAAGCTCTCCGAACTGCGCCAGGCCGAGAGCGAGGAGCGGCTGCGCACCATCACCGACAACGTGCCGGTGCTGATCGCCCACCTGGACGCCGACCGCCGCTACGCGTTCGCCAACGCCGTCCACGCGTCGTGGCTGGGCGTGCCGCCGGAGCAGATCCTCGGCCTCACCGTCGAGGAAGCGTTCGGCCCGGCCTTTTATGCGCCGCAAGCCAAGGCGCTGGAGCAGGCCTGGCTCGGCAACGCATCGCAGTGCGAACACGAGATCGTGCGCAAGAACCACACGCGTATCGCCCACTCGACGTTCCTGCCGCAGCTGCGCGACGGCCGCGTGGTCGGCGTGTACATCCTGACGACGGACGCCACCGCCTCGCGCATGCACGAGCGCAGCCTGCACGCGCTGGCGCACACGGACCCGCTCACGCAGCTGCCGAACCGGCGCCGCTTCGAACAGGCGCTGGAAGGCGCCGCCAGGCGCTCGCGCCAGGGCGACCGCGATTGCGCGCTGCTGTACCTGGACGTGGACTTCTTCAAGCAGATCAACGACCGCTACGGCCACGCGACCGGCGACGACGTGCTCGTGGAATTCGCGCGCCGGCTGCGCACCAGCGTGCGCTCGACCGACCTGGTGGCCCGGCTGGCCGGCGACGAATTCACGGTGCTGCTGCACGACGTGCGCAGCGAAGCGGACGCCGAACGCGTCGCCCGCAAGATCCTGGACGCGATTGCGCAACCGTTCGTGCTCGCCGGGCGTACGTTGAAAGTCGGGACGACGATCGGCGTCGGCCTCGCGGCCGGCGGCAGCGTCGACCCGCGCGCGCTGATGGAAACGGCCGACCGCGCGCTGTATGCGGCCAAGGAAGCCGGGCGCCACACGTACGCCGTGCTGCACACGGGCGAATACGCCTGA
- a CDS encoding H-NS histone family protein: MAPIDLNGYDLAELKGLLFDIEQEIKRRARDERDRARERIHALAADAGIPLDALVKTAAPRYRNPADNGQTWTGRGRQPRWIAEALASGRSLDDFKI; this comes from the coding sequence ATGGCGCCGATCGATCTCAACGGCTATGACCTCGCCGAACTGAAAGGTTTACTGTTCGATATCGAGCAGGAGATCAAGCGCCGCGCCCGCGACGAGCGCGACCGGGCGCGCGAGCGCATCCACGCGCTGGCGGCCGACGCGGGCATCCCGCTCGACGCCCTCGTCAAGACAGCGGCGCCGCGCTACCGCAACCCGGCCGACAACGGCCAGACATGGACGGGCCGCGGGCGCCAGCCGCGCTGGATCGCGGAGGCATTGGCCAGCGGGCGGTCGCTGGACGATTTCAAGATCTGA
- a CDS encoding NAD-dependent epimerase/dehydratase family protein encodes MRILLTGSSGWLGRYLSPLLRQAGHEPVGLDVAPGPHTDAVGSVADASLVRRLFADYRFDGVIHAAALHKPDIARYPRQTFVDVNVAGTLNLLEAAVEYGASRFVFTSTTSLMITQAIRAETAPAAVWLDETSGPLRPRNIYGVTKRTAEELARLFHADHGLPVVVLRTARFFPENDDTHDALAGENMKANEFLHRRLTVEDCALAHLAALEKAPDIGFGLYIVSAPPPFDRTDAAALRTDAPAVIARYFPDAADLYAARGWTLPATIGRVYDAAAIERDLGFRCRTDFAAVLAALRDARPLPFAHDPNYTSPLLRS; translated from the coding sequence ATGCGAATTCTTTTGACCGGTTCTTCCGGCTGGCTCGGCCGCTATCTCTCCCCCTTGCTGCGGCAGGCCGGGCACGAGCCCGTCGGCCTCGACGTGGCGCCCGGCCCGCACACCGACGCGGTCGGCAGCGTCGCCGACGCGTCCCTGGTCCGGCGCCTGTTCGCCGACTATCGCTTCGACGGCGTGATCCACGCGGCCGCGCTGCACAAGCCCGATATCGCGCGCTATCCGCGCCAGACGTTCGTCGACGTGAACGTCGCCGGGACCCTCAACCTGCTGGAGGCGGCGGTGGAATACGGCGCGAGCCGGTTCGTCTTCACGTCGACCACGTCGCTGATGATCACGCAGGCGATCCGCGCCGAGACGGCACCCGCCGCCGTCTGGCTGGACGAGACGAGCGGACCGCTGCGGCCGCGCAACATCTATGGGGTGACCAAGCGCACGGCCGAGGAGCTGGCGCGCCTGTTCCACGCCGACCACGGCCTGCCCGTAGTCGTGCTGCGGACGGCCCGGTTCTTCCCCGAGAACGATGACACGCACGACGCGCTCGCGGGCGAAAACATGAAGGCCAACGAATTCCTGCACCGGCGCCTGACCGTCGAGGACTGCGCGCTGGCGCACCTGGCCGCGCTGGAGAAGGCGCCGGACATCGGCTTCGGCCTGTACATCGTGTCCGCGCCGCCGCCGTTCGACCGTACCGACGCGGCCGCGCTCAGGACGGATGCGCCGGCGGTGATCGCACGGTACTTCCCGGACGCGGCGGACCTGTATGCGGCGCGGGGCTGGACCCTGCCGGCGACCATCGGCCGGGTGTACGACGCGGCCGCCATCGAGCGCGACCTGGGTTTCAGGTGCCGGACCGACTTCGCAGCGGTCCTTGCCGCCCTGCGCGACGCGCGGCCGCTCCCGTTCGCGCACGATCCGAACTACACGTCGCCGCTGCTCAGATCTTGA
- a CDS encoding VOC family protein, whose protein sequence is MNKQIIFNLPVRDLERSKAFFAALGFSVNPRFSSENALFMNVVGDTLHVMLMTEGFFKSLINKPVVQAREANEVVICLSCESREEVDSLIARAQAAGARIPHPPEDHGFMYDQGFEDLDGHLWNLVWMAPQA, encoded by the coding sequence ATGAACAAGCAAATCATCTTCAACCTGCCGGTGCGGGACCTGGAACGTTCGAAGGCCTTCTTTGCCGCGCTGGGCTTTTCCGTGAATCCGCGCTTCAGCAGCGAGAACGCGCTGTTCATGAACGTCGTGGGCGACACCCTGCACGTCATGCTGATGACGGAAGGGTTTTTCAAATCCCTCATCAACAAGCCGGTCGTGCAGGCGCGCGAGGCCAACGAGGTGGTCATCTGCCTGAGCTGCGAGAGCCGGGAAGAGGTCGACAGTCTGATCGCGAGGGCACAAGCGGCGGGTGCGCGGATTCCGCACCCGCCCGAGGATCACGGTTTCATGTACGACCAGGGGTTCGAAGACCTGGACGGCCATCTGTGGAACCTGGTCTGGATGGCGCCGCAGGCGTAA